One Hevea brasiliensis isolate MT/VB/25A 57/8 chromosome 5, ASM3005281v1, whole genome shotgun sequence genomic region harbors:
- the LOC110654590 gene encoding germin-like protein subfamily 1 member 13, with protein MKGFHFLVFLALAVAFSFASAFDPSPLQDFCVAIPEPENAVFVNGKFCKNPNLTVANDFSFSGLNIPGNTGNRVGSNVTLVNVDRIPGLNTLGISLARLDFAPYGGLNPPHIHPRGTEILVVVEGTLYVGFVTSNPNRLITKVLYPGDVFVFPIGLIHFQFNVAKTNAVAFAGLSSQNPGVITIADAIFGPDPPINPDVLAKAFQLDKDVVEKLQKLFA; from the exons ATGAAGGGCTTTCATTTCCTTGTCTTTTTGGCTTTGGCTGTGGCTTTTTCTTTTGCCTCTGCCTTTGACCCTAGCCCTCTCCAGGACTTCTGTGTTGCAATACCTGAACCTGAGAATGCTG TGTTTGTCAACGGGAAGTTCTGCAAGAACCCAAACCTCACTGTAGCTAATGATTTCTCATTTTCGGGACTCAACATTCCTGGAAATACAGGAAATAGAGTTGGATCGAATGTCACACTTGTGAATGTTGATAGAATACCAGGACTTAATACTCTTGGTATTTCTCTTGCTCGGTTAGACTTTGCACCCTATGGTGGCCTAAACCCTCCCCACATTCACCCTCGTGGCACAGAGATCCTTGTAGTCGTGGAAGGCACCCTGTATGTTGGCTTTGTGACATCCAACCCTAATCGCCTTATCACGAAAGTCTTATACCCAGGAGATGTTTTTgtatttccaattggtctcattcaCTTCCAGTTTAATGTTGCAAAGACGAATGCAGTTGCCTTTGCTGGTCTAAGTAGCCAAAACCCAGGTGTCATCACTATAGCAGATGCAATCTTTGGGCCTGATCCACCCATTAATCCTGACGTTCTTGCTAAGGCCTTCCAATTGGACAAGGATGTGgtggaaaaacttcagaaactgtTTGCATAA